The following proteins come from a genomic window of Hymenobacter canadensis:
- a CDS encoding NYN domain-containing protein, producing the protein MNQINSPLIRVGVFYDGNYFLKISDYYYFQHERKARISLEGLHEFIRHQVAEEEDVDVRLSRIIDAHFFRGRLSATEARDKDRLFHDRLLDDILMNMSIATHYMPLKTRDGRLQEKGIDVWLSLEALELALHKSYDVVVLIAGDSDYVPLIKKLNTIGTRVMLLNWDFKYVDFKGEARVTRASQHLLEQATYPVQMHEIIDQGLVDADELIETMFVNTPEPTPYPATAKPVRPTGPTAAGPVGTIGISTIKNLKNGFGFVVMPPNNLFFSYADMAEGDFNELREGDWVEFTVGRNHRDEDCARNVRKVAAPAMEEGDEYDDEEQPEHESADSSEHL; encoded by the coding sequence ATGAACCAGATTAATAGCCCTCTGATTAGGGTCGGCGTCTTTTATGACGGCAATTATTTCCTGAAGATTAGCGACTACTACTACTTCCAGCATGAGCGCAAGGCCCGGATTAGCCTGGAAGGCTTGCATGAGTTTATCCGCCATCAAGTAGCAGAAGAGGAAGATGTAGACGTGCGCCTGAGCCGCATCATTGACGCTCACTTCTTCCGCGGCCGGCTATCGGCGACGGAAGCACGCGACAAGGACCGCCTGTTCCATGACCGGCTGCTCGACGATATCCTGATGAACATGAGCATCGCCACCCACTACATGCCCCTGAAAACGCGCGACGGCCGTCTGCAGGAAAAAGGCATTGATGTGTGGCTGAGCCTGGAAGCGCTGGAGCTGGCGCTGCACAAGAGCTACGACGTAGTGGTGCTGATTGCCGGCGACTCGGACTACGTGCCGCTCATCAAGAAGCTCAACACTATTGGCACGCGGGTGATGCTGCTCAACTGGGACTTCAAGTACGTGGATTTCAAGGGTGAAGCCCGCGTTACGCGCGCATCGCAGCACTTGCTGGAGCAGGCCACCTACCCGGTACAGATGCACGAAATCATCGACCAGGGCCTGGTAGATGCCGACGAGCTGATTGAAACCATGTTTGTGAACACCCCGGAGCCTACGCCATATCCGGCCACCGCCAAGCCAGTGCGTCCCACAGGCCCCACGGCTGCTGGTCCGGTAGGCACCATTGGCATCAGCACCATCAAGAACCTGAAAAACGGATTCGGTTTCGTGGTGATGCCGCCGAACAACCTGTTCTTCAGCTACGCCGATATGGCCGAAGGCGACTTCAACGAGCTGCGCGAAGGCGACTGGGTGGAGTTCACGGTGGGCCGCAACCACCGCGACGAGGACTGCGCCCGCAACGTGCGTAAAGTAGCCGCTCCGGCCATGGAGGAAGGCGACGAGTACGACGACGAGGAGCAGCCCGAGCACGAGTCGGCCGATTCGTCGGAGCACCTGTAA
- a CDS encoding PaaI family thioesterase has protein sequence MEQLPNVATLVAIYNQINTYGLTNGMTLTVHSPGDAEYRMTIREEHLSSPGTCHGGVLAGLMDAALGAAALSLAFTAGELVSTVEFKINYLHPVRLHDALVARARVEHAGKTLLVSSATIECPGRDGGLVVARGMGTFNRYPADKRDFHRLLFPDAEPQE, from the coding sequence ATGGAACAGCTCCCCAATGTGGCCACGCTCGTGGCCATCTACAACCAGATAAACACCTACGGCCTTACAAACGGCATGACCCTGACCGTGCACAGCCCCGGCGACGCGGAGTACCGCATGACCATCCGCGAGGAGCATCTGTCGTCGCCGGGCACCTGCCACGGGGGCGTGCTGGCCGGGCTGATGGATGCGGCCTTGGGCGCCGCAGCCCTGTCGCTGGCTTTCACGGCCGGCGAGCTGGTGTCGACGGTGGAGTTCAAGATCAACTACCTGCACCCGGTGCGCCTGCACGATGCGCTGGTAGCCCGGGCCCGGGTGGAGCACGCCGGCAAAACCCTGCTCGTCAGTAGTGCCACCATCGAGTGCCCCGGCCGCGACGGCGGCCTGGTGGTAGCGCGCGGCATGGGCACCTTCAACCGCTACCCCGCCGACAAGCGCGACTTCCACCGCCTGCTCTTCCCCGATGCTGAACCGCAGGAATAG
- a CDS encoding GNAT family N-acetyltransferase, which translates to MLLLTPQTPAHWAAYYRLRYAVLRQPWQQPEGSERVPEDTLPTTVHALALDDSGQAAGVAMLQAAGPATGQVRFMAVAPGQQGQGVGRQLLHHLEAAARQHHYCRMVLHAREAAVPFYTRLGYTVQAPSHTLFGTVAHFLMHKDLAPPAA; encoded by the coding sequence ATGCTCCTGCTGACACCCCAAACCCCCGCCCACTGGGCCGCCTACTACCGCCTCCGCTACGCGGTGCTGCGCCAGCCCTGGCAGCAGCCCGAAGGCTCGGAGCGCGTGCCGGAAGATACCCTGCCCACCACCGTGCACGCCCTGGCCCTGGACGACAGCGGCCAGGCGGCCGGGGTGGCCATGCTGCAGGCTGCCGGCCCGGCCACGGGGCAGGTGCGCTTTATGGCCGTGGCGCCGGGGCAGCAGGGCCAGGGCGTGGGCCGGCAGCTGCTGCACCACTTAGAGGCTGCCGCCCGGCAGCACCACTACTGCCGCATGGTGCTGCACGCCCGCGAGGCAGCCGTGCCCTTCTACACCCGGCTCGGCTACACAGTGCAGGCGCCGTCGCACACGCTGTTCGGTACCGTGGCGCACTTTCTGATGCACAAAGACTTGGCCCCGCCGGCTGCCTGA
- a CDS encoding YajQ family cyclic di-GMP-binding protein yields the protein MASFDIVSKVDPQTLENAVNTAQKELQTRYDLRDTKGGIELNKKENTILLSSENSMRVKALEDILLGRVVKQGIDGTALDFSAEEQASGQLIKKTIKVRAGLDKEVGRKISKAIKDAKLKVDVQMQDDQMRVTAKKIDDLQGVIALLRQSSADIGQPLQFVNMKS from the coding sequence ATGGCATCCTTCGATATCGTCAGCAAAGTAGACCCGCAAACCCTGGAAAACGCCGTGAATACGGCGCAGAAAGAACTGCAGACCCGGTACGACCTCCGCGACACCAAAGGCGGTATTGAGCTCAACAAGAAAGAAAACACCATCCTGCTCAGTTCCGAAAACTCCATGCGTGTGAAAGCACTGGAAGATATTCTGCTGGGCCGCGTGGTGAAGCAGGGCATCGACGGCACGGCCCTCGACTTTTCGGCTGAGGAGCAAGCCAGCGGCCAGCTCATCAAGAAAACCATCAAGGTGCGCGCCGGCCTCGACAAAGAAGTGGGCCGCAAAATCAGCAAGGCCATCAAGGATGCCAAGCTGAAAGTGGATGTGCAGATGCAGGACGACCAGATGCGCGTAACAGCCAAGAAAATCGACGACCTGCAGGGCGTAATTGCGCTGCTGCGCCAGAGCTCCGCCGACATCGGCCAGCCGCTCCAATTCGTGAACATGAAAAGCTAA
- a CDS encoding TerC family protein, with product MHFDFSVFSNPQTWVSLLTLTFMEIVLGIDNIIFISIIVNRLPREQQKRGRSIGLLLALLCRIGLLLSISWIVGLKASLFTVNLPWMTEPFGVTGRDLILLAGGLFLIGKSTTEIHTKLQGEEEETEAGKAGVSFGSVIFQIILIDIVFSFDSILTAVGLVDNVLIMILAVILSMAVMLVFSGVVADFVNRNPTIKMLALSFLIMIGVMLVMEAFHKEIEKGYVYFAMFFSLIVEVLNMRLRKKTEPVHLRDSQYD from the coding sequence ATGCATTTCGACTTCTCGGTTTTCTCCAACCCACAAACCTGGGTCAGCTTGCTTACGCTGACGTTTATGGAAATTGTGTTGGGCATTGACAACATCATCTTCATCTCCATCATTGTCAACCGGCTGCCGCGCGAGCAACAGAAGCGGGGCCGCAGCATCGGGCTGCTGCTGGCGCTGCTGTGCCGCATTGGGCTGCTGCTAAGCATCAGCTGGATTGTGGGGCTGAAAGCCTCCCTGTTTACCGTCAATCTGCCCTGGATGACGGAGCCGTTCGGCGTGACCGGGCGCGACCTGATTCTGCTGGCCGGCGGCCTGTTCCTGATCGGGAAGAGTACCACCGAAATCCACACCAAGCTGCAGGGCGAGGAAGAGGAAACCGAAGCCGGCAAGGCAGGCGTCTCATTCGGCAGCGTGATTTTCCAAATCATCCTCATCGACATCGTGTTCAGCTTCGACTCCATCCTGACAGCCGTGGGCCTCGTGGATAACGTGCTGATCATGATTCTGGCCGTGATTCTGTCGATGGCAGTGATGCTGGTTTTCTCGGGTGTGGTGGCCGATTTCGTGAACCGTAACCCTACCATCAAGATGCTGGCCCTTTCCTTCCTGATTATGATTGGGGTGATGCTGGTGATGGAAGCATTCCACAAGGAAATCGAGAAAGGCTACGTGTACTTCGCCATGTTCTTCTCGCTGATTGTAGAGGTGCTCAACATGCGCCTGCGCAAGAAAACCGAGCCGGTCCACCTGCGCGACTCGCAGTACGACTAA
- a CDS encoding J domain-containing protein, with product MSYYAVLELSTQASPEDIRRAYRRLVLSTHPDRTPDPAQHRRYLAINEAYETLSDPARRAAYDAALARLQQPDPAPEAAFESHPDPAMRRRGFRRRPLSKAEAAARVQASYPAQYARYMPWARRVNWALLLCALLLLLDSQWNTKYVDQEVRRVTEHVVRGKGGTLDSYVRIETPDLNFRLDQNMLREGEMIDVECSALFKQARIIWPAGNADPDRRIFIDTFYDLLFLPATMAVVAAIGCWPPPGNRRIVDTAAMAITLGVIHLYLLLRS from the coding sequence GTGAGCTACTACGCCGTATTGGAGCTGAGTACGCAGGCGTCGCCCGAAGACATTCGGCGGGCCTACCGCCGCCTTGTGCTGAGCACCCACCCCGACCGTACCCCCGACCCCGCGCAGCACCGCCGTTATCTGGCCATCAACGAGGCGTACGAAACGCTCAGCGACCCTGCCCGCCGCGCGGCGTATGACGCGGCCCTGGCCCGCCTGCAACAGCCAGACCCAGCGCCGGAAGCTGCCTTTGAGTCTCACCCCGACCCAGCCATGCGTCGGCGCGGATTTCGACGCAGGCCTCTTAGCAAAGCAGAAGCCGCCGCACGTGTGCAGGCATCGTATCCGGCACAATATGCGCGCTATATGCCTTGGGCCCGGCGTGTAAATTGGGCTCTGTTACTGTGTGCGCTGTTGCTACTGCTGGATTCGCAGTGGAATACCAAGTATGTAGATCAAGAGGTGCGGCGTGTAACAGAGCACGTTGTTCGGGGCAAAGGAGGTACCCTGGATTCATATGTACGCATCGAAACTCCCGATCTGAATTTCCGCCTCGATCAGAATATGCTGCGTGAAGGGGAAATGATTGATGTAGAATGTAGCGCGCTATTTAAGCAGGCGCGCATTATTTGGCCGGCCGGTAACGCCGACCCCGACCGTCGGATCTTTATCGACACGTTTTATGATTTGCTTTTTCTTCCGGCAACTATGGCTGTAGTTGCGGCAATAGGCTGCTGGCCACCTCCCGGAAATCGCCGCATTGTTGATACAGCGGCTATGGCCATAACACTGGGTGTCATTCACCTCTACCTACTGCTTCGTAGCTGA
- a CDS encoding T9SS-dependent M36 family metallopeptidase, whose protein sequence is MKQTFTLPGTRALAVAAMLAIPGLAAAQQAPLSRALAALSTTAARQGLSEQDLASPAVTSNYTDASTGLTHVYLRQRYQGIEVVGAVANVTVAGNGKVVALHQNFVAGTAAKARTTAPSLTPAQAVAAAARALNMPAPRSLNLEIAGQPAEGMTFNNAGISLEKIPVKLMYQPTANGELTLAWDVTLAPLDGEHYWNVRVDAQTGALLDRYDYSISEPVSFADMTQQALASRSWSQVLAPATTANKVTAPNSYNVIPLTIESPSHGPRQLVVNPADAAFSPFGWHDVNGVAGADSTNAKGNNVYAYLDRDNTNVYKKGTSPEGGATQIFDFPFDQTLQPDAYKEAAVTNLFYWSNIVHDVLATKGFTEVAGNFQFKNYTSTGGVVTPGGNDPVQAQAQDGAGLPTPNRNNANFSTPNDGFAPRMQMYEWTGETQVRVTAPATLAGPLTALEGTFGRKLDRVGPVTGNLVAVNDGSAQPTRGCNTTFVNAAAVSGNIALIRRGKCSFGIKIKNAQDAGARMVIMMDSIPNAPNLISMGGAAPDTVGVRIPSVFISFNEGTRLKAALDAGQTVTITAGSSARRDGDFDNGIIAHEYGHGISNRLTGGRLNSSCLGNAEQMGEGWSDFFGLWLTTKVGDVGTTGRGIGTYASSEPTTGAGIRPTRYSTDMSINPSTYALIGTTGYGATTGQQHAIGYVWCTALWDLNWALIGRHGYNADLTASTGGNNIAMRLVVEGLKLQPCGPGFLDGRNAILKADSVLNGAANSALIWQVFARRGMGFNAIQGLSTSTTDNTAGFATPPALSTSKRLSEQMLEVYPNPARDQVLVRTQVSSKTAVSVQLLTLMGQVVRTQSVSAASLQQNGVQVNTAELANGVYVVRVTTSEGTITKKVSVQH, encoded by the coding sequence ATGAAACAAACGTTTACTTTGCCAGGCACCCGCGCTCTGGCGGTGGCTGCTATGCTGGCCATTCCGGGTCTGGCTGCTGCCCAACAAGCGCCTCTTAGCCGGGCGCTGGCTGCGCTGAGCACCACTGCCGCCCGTCAGGGCTTGAGCGAGCAGGATTTGGCCAGCCCGGCCGTAACCAGCAACTACACCGACGCCAGCACCGGCCTCACCCACGTGTATCTGCGCCAGCGCTACCAGGGAATTGAGGTGGTAGGCGCCGTGGCCAACGTAACCGTAGCCGGCAACGGCAAGGTGGTGGCCCTGCACCAGAACTTTGTGGCGGGCACCGCTGCCAAAGCGCGCACTACGGCTCCTTCGCTCACGCCGGCGCAGGCCGTAGCCGCCGCTGCCCGAGCCCTGAACATGCCCGCTCCCCGTTCGCTGAACCTGGAAATAGCCGGCCAGCCGGCCGAAGGCATGACGTTCAACAATGCCGGTATCTCGCTGGAGAAGATTCCGGTGAAGCTCATGTACCAGCCCACGGCTAACGGCGAGCTGACGCTGGCCTGGGACGTAACGCTGGCCCCACTCGACGGGGAGCATTACTGGAACGTGCGCGTAGACGCCCAGACCGGTGCTCTGCTCGACCGCTACGACTATAGTATCTCAGAGCCGGTATCGTTTGCTGATATGACCCAGCAGGCATTGGCTTCGCGTAGCTGGTCGCAGGTGTTGGCTCCTGCTACCACCGCCAATAAGGTGACGGCTCCCAACTCCTACAACGTCATCCCGCTCACCATCGAAAGCCCCAGCCACGGCCCACGCCAGCTGGTGGTAAATCCCGCCGACGCGGCGTTTTCGCCGTTTGGCTGGCACGACGTGAATGGCGTGGCCGGCGCTGACTCCACCAACGCCAAAGGCAACAACGTGTATGCCTACCTGGACCGCGACAACACCAATGTTTACAAGAAGGGCACCAGCCCGGAAGGCGGCGCCACTCAGATTTTCGACTTCCCCTTCGACCAGACGCTGCAGCCAGATGCCTACAAAGAGGCCGCAGTAACCAACCTATTTTACTGGAGCAACATCGTGCACGATGTGCTGGCCACCAAAGGCTTCACGGAGGTTGCCGGTAACTTCCAGTTTAAGAACTACACCAGCACCGGCGGCGTGGTTACGCCAGGCGGCAATGACCCCGTACAGGCCCAGGCCCAGGACGGTGCGGGCCTGCCCACGCCTAACCGCAACAATGCCAACTTCTCGACGCCCAACGATGGATTTGCTCCCCGGATGCAGATGTACGAATGGACGGGTGAGACGCAGGTTCGCGTGACGGCCCCCGCTACGCTGGCTGGCCCGCTAACTGCCCTCGAAGGTACTTTCGGCCGGAAGTTGGATCGGGTAGGCCCCGTTACCGGCAACCTGGTTGCGGTGAACGACGGTTCTGCTCAGCCAACGCGTGGCTGCAACACTACGTTTGTGAACGCCGCCGCAGTGAGCGGCAACATTGCTTTGATCCGTCGGGGCAAGTGCAGCTTCGGTATCAAGATCAAAAATGCCCAGGATGCCGGCGCCCGCATGGTTATCATGATGGACAGCATTCCAAATGCACCCAACCTGATAAGCATGGGCGGTGCGGCGCCGGATACCGTTGGGGTACGTATTCCTTCGGTGTTCATCAGCTTCAACGAAGGCACCCGCCTGAAAGCGGCTCTTGACGCCGGCCAGACAGTGACCATCACGGCCGGCTCCTCGGCCCGCCGCGACGGTGACTTCGACAACGGCATCATTGCCCACGAATACGGCCACGGCATCTCCAACCGCCTCACCGGCGGCCGCCTCAACTCCAGCTGCCTCGGCAATGCTGAGCAAATGGGTGAAGGCTGGAGCGACTTCTTCGGTCTTTGGCTGACCACCAAGGTGGGCGACGTAGGCACCACAGGACGCGGTATTGGTACCTATGCTTCATCGGAGCCAACCACGGGCGCTGGCATTCGCCCCACTCGCTATAGCACCGACATGAGCATCAATCCGTCGACGTACGCGCTGATTGGTACGACGGGCTATGGCGCCACGACTGGCCAGCAGCACGCAATCGGCTACGTGTGGTGCACCGCACTATGGGACCTGAACTGGGCTTTGATCGGCCGACATGGCTACAATGCCGACCTGACAGCCAGCACCGGGGGCAACAACATCGCCATGCGCCTCGTGGTGGAAGGCCTCAAGCTGCAGCCTTGCGGCCCGGGCTTCCTCGACGGCCGCAATGCCATTCTGAAAGCTGACTCCGTACTGAACGGTGCCGCCAACTCTGCCCTGATCTGGCAGGTATTTGCCCGCCGCGGCATGGGTTTCAACGCCATCCAGGGTCTATCTACCAGCACCACCGACAACACGGCTGGTTTTGCTACCCCACCTGCTTTGAGCACCAGCAAGCGTTTGAGCGAGCAGATGCTGGAAGTATATCCAAACCCCGCCCGCGACCAGGTATTGGTACGCACGCAGGTGAGCAGCAAAACCGCCGTGTCGGTGCAGCTGCTGACCCTGATGGGCCAGGTGGTACGCACGCAGTCGGTTTCGGCCGCCTCGCTGCAGCAGAACGGTGTGCAGGTGAACACGGCCGAGCTGGCCAATGGCGTCTATGTAGTACGCGTCACGACTTCCGAAGGCACCATCACCAAGAAAGTATCGGTGCAGCACTAA
- a CDS encoding RNA methyltransferase: MRKLSMEELNRLTVADFKNTRKFPLTLVLDNVRSLHNVGAAFRTADAFAVEKIWLCGITGRPPQREITKTALGSTESVAWEYAPTTVEALQQLKAAGYQLIAVEQTTGSVPLPEFRVEAGQPYALIMGNEVFGVDDEVLALCDAAVEIPQFGTKHSLNVSVAAGVVLWEFISRMNMANMQYDR, encoded by the coding sequence ATGCGCAAACTCTCGATGGAAGAGCTGAACCGGCTGACGGTGGCAGACTTCAAAAATACGCGAAAATTCCCCCTCACCCTAGTGCTCGACAACGTGCGCAGCCTCCACAACGTGGGCGCGGCCTTCCGCACAGCCGATGCCTTTGCGGTGGAGAAAATCTGGCTCTGTGGCATTACGGGCCGCCCGCCCCAGCGCGAAATCACCAAAACGGCCCTGGGCTCCACCGAGTCGGTGGCCTGGGAATACGCCCCCACCACCGTGGAGGCGCTGCAGCAGCTGAAGGCTGCCGGCTACCAGCTGATTGCCGTAGAGCAGACCACCGGCAGCGTGCCCCTGCCCGAGTTCCGGGTAGAAGCCGGCCAGCCCTACGCCCTGATCATGGGCAACGAAGTATTTGGGGTGGACGACGAAGTGCTGGCTTTGTGCGACGCGGCCGTGGAGATTCCGCAGTTCGGCACCAAGCACAGCCTGAACGTGAGCGTGGCGGCCGGGGTGGTGCTGTGGGAGTTTATCAGCCGGATGAATATGGCTAATATGCAATATGATAGATGA
- the mutS gene encoding DNA mismatch repair protein MutS, translating into MRQYYELKQAHPGAVLLFRVGDFYETFGEDAVTASRILDITLTKRGAGTASETPLAGFPHHSLDTYLPKLVRAGQRVAICDQLEDPKLAKGLVKRGITELVTPGVSLHDNVLERRSNNYLCAVHFGKHEAGVSFLDISTGEFLVAQGTIDYLGKLLQNFQPAEVLFCKKSRREFEDHFGPDYCHFALEEWVFGFDYGHDLLTRHFNTTSLKGFGIDGLREGITAAGCILHYLAETKHTDVGHIGSIGRLEEDKYVWLDRFTVRNLELVQAQHPGGVPLIDILDQTVTPMGARLLRKWVVLPLKEPAQIQRRLDTVEALLQTPELLENLLQHLRQINDLERLISKVAVRRINPRELLQLARALEAISPIREQLAGSGIRALQKLADQLNPCTALREEIRAKIREDAPILTNQGGVLNDKVDAELDELRAMAFTGKDYLFQLQQRAIQETGISSLKVAYNKVFGYYLEVTNSHKDKVPTTWIRKQTLVNAERYITEELKTYEEKILHAEERLFVIEQRIYNELVLTAAEYVAQVQQNARAIGVADCLASFAATARQHRYVKPVVDDSTLLDIKAGRHPVIERQLPPGEQYIPNDICLNQDDQQIVVITGPNMAGKSALLRQTALIVLLAQIGSFVPADAAHVGVIDKIFTRVGASDNLSKGESTFMVEMTETASILNNLSDRSLVLMDEIGRGTSTYDGISIAWAIVEHLHNNPRFTAKTLFATHYHELNQLADDCPRVRNYNVAVKEADGRILFLRKLREGGSEHSFGIHVARMAGMPTSVVLRANEIMHHLEQERASTGVDTDAATEFDDVLDGLESEPAGGKVVPLNGAVPVTAPESARRGPKAQPAAAVHNAPRPSLQLSMFEPTDPALEKVRELLERLDVNTLTPIEALLKLNELKLAVGGK; encoded by the coding sequence ATGCGCCAGTACTACGAGCTCAAGCAGGCCCACCCCGGCGCCGTGCTGCTGTTCCGGGTGGGCGACTTCTACGAAACCTTCGGCGAGGATGCCGTCACGGCTTCGCGCATTCTCGATATCACGCTCACCAAGCGCGGGGCGGGCACGGCCTCCGAAACCCCGCTGGCCGGCTTCCCGCACCACTCCCTCGATACCTACCTGCCCAAGCTGGTGCGCGCCGGCCAGCGCGTAGCCATCTGCGACCAGCTCGAAGACCCCAAGCTGGCCAAGGGCCTCGTCAAGCGCGGCATCACGGAGCTCGTCACGCCCGGGGTGAGCCTGCACGACAACGTGCTAGAGCGCCGTTCGAATAACTATCTCTGCGCCGTGCATTTCGGCAAGCACGAAGCCGGCGTGAGCTTCCTCGACATCAGCACCGGCGAGTTTCTGGTGGCCCAGGGCACTATCGACTACCTGGGCAAGCTGCTCCAGAACTTCCAGCCCGCCGAGGTGCTGTTCTGCAAGAAAAGCCGCCGCGAGTTCGAAGACCATTTCGGCCCCGACTACTGCCACTTTGCGCTGGAGGAATGGGTGTTCGGCTTCGACTACGGCCACGACCTGCTCACCCGCCACTTCAACACCACCTCGCTGAAAGGCTTCGGTATCGACGGGCTGCGCGAGGGCATCACGGCCGCCGGTTGCATCCTGCACTACTTGGCCGAAACCAAGCACACCGATGTGGGCCACATCGGTAGCATCGGGCGGCTGGAGGAAGATAAATACGTGTGGCTCGACCGGTTTACGGTGCGCAACCTGGAGCTGGTGCAGGCCCAGCACCCCGGCGGCGTGCCCCTCATCGACATCCTCGACCAGACCGTGACGCCCATGGGCGCGCGCCTGCTGCGCAAGTGGGTGGTGCTGCCCCTCAAGGAGCCCGCCCAGATTCAGCGCCGCCTCGATACCGTGGAGGCCCTGCTCCAGACGCCCGAGCTGCTGGAAAATCTGCTGCAGCACCTGCGCCAGATCAACGACCTGGAGCGGCTGATTTCCAAGGTGGCCGTGCGCCGCATCAACCCCCGCGAGCTGCTCCAGCTGGCCCGCGCTTTGGAGGCCATCAGCCCGATCCGGGAGCAGTTGGCCGGCTCCGGCATCCGGGCGCTGCAGAAGCTGGCCGACCAGCTTAACCCCTGCACCGCCCTGCGCGAGGAAATCCGGGCGAAAATCCGGGAAGACGCGCCTATCCTCACCAACCAGGGCGGCGTGCTCAACGACAAGGTGGATGCCGAGCTGGACGAGCTGCGCGCCATGGCCTTCACTGGCAAAGACTACCTGTTCCAGCTCCAGCAGCGGGCTATTCAGGAAACTGGTATTTCGTCGCTGAAAGTGGCCTACAATAAGGTTTTCGGCTACTACCTCGAAGTCACGAACTCGCACAAGGACAAGGTGCCGACGACCTGGATCCGGAAGCAGACGCTGGTAAATGCCGAACGCTACATCACGGAGGAGCTAAAAACCTACGAGGAGAAGATTCTGCACGCCGAGGAGCGGCTGTTCGTGATTGAGCAGCGCATTTACAACGAGCTGGTGCTCACGGCCGCCGAATACGTGGCCCAGGTGCAGCAGAACGCCCGCGCTATCGGCGTGGCCGACTGCCTGGCCTCCTTCGCCGCCACCGCCCGCCAGCACCGCTACGTGAAGCCGGTGGTGGACGACAGCACCCTGCTCGACATCAAGGCCGGCCGCCACCCCGTGATTGAGCGCCAGCTGCCCCCCGGCGAGCAGTACATCCCCAACGACATCTGCCTTAACCAGGACGACCAGCAGATTGTGGTCATCACCGGCCCCAACATGGCCGGCAAATCGGCGTTGCTGCGCCAGACGGCCCTGATTGTGCTGCTGGCCCAGATCGGCTCCTTCGTGCCCGCTGACGCCGCCCACGTTGGCGTCATCGACAAAATCTTCACCCGCGTAGGCGCTTCCGACAACCTGAGCAAGGGCGAAAGCACCTTCATGGTGGAGATGACCGAAACCGCCTCCATCCTCAACAACCTCTCCGACCGCAGCCTGGTGCTGATGGACGAAATCGGGCGCGGCACCAGCACCTACGACGGCATCAGCATTGCCTGGGCTATTGTGGAGCACCTGCACAACAACCCGCGCTTCACGGCCAAAACCCTGTTCGCCACCCACTACCACGAGCTCAACCAGCTGGCCGACGACTGCCCGCGCGTCCGCAACTACAACGTGGCAGTGAAGGAGGCCGACGGCCGCATCCTATTCCTGCGCAAGCTGCGCGAGGGCGGCTCCGAGCACAGCTTCGGCATCCACGTGGCCCGCATGGCCGGCATGCCCACCTCGGTGGTGCTGCGCGCCAACGAAATCATGCACCACCTGGAGCAGGAGCGCGCCTCTACGGGCGTCGATACCGACGCCGCCACTGAGTTCGACGACGTGTTGGATGGCCTGGAAAGCGAGCCTGCCGGCGGCAAAGTGGTGCCTTTGAACGGAGCCGTACCGGTTACTGCTCCCGAGTCGGCCCGCCGCGGCCCCAAGGCCCAGCCCGCCGCCGCCGTACACAATGCCCCGCGCCCCAGCCTCCAGCTCAGCATGTTCGAGCCCACCGACCCGGCCCTGGAGAAGGTCCGCGAGCTGCTGGAGCGCCTCGACGTGAACACACTCACGCCCATCGAGGCCCTGCTGAAGTTGAACGAGCTGAAGCTGGCCGTTGGCGGAAAGTAG
- a CDS encoding HNH endonuclease, with the protein MKPRVTDAEFAGIVAECLSVAQVLARLGLVPAGGNYKTVNDRIKRQVLGIGHFTGKAWNVGNRYRSFGRKCRLAEILVADSPYTFTHGLRGRLLKEGYKAHRCEQCGLEEWRSMPIPLELHHINGVNNDHRLENLQLLCPNCHAQTSSYRGKNQLKSSARVV; encoded by the coding sequence ATGAAACCCAGAGTTACGGACGCAGAATTCGCCGGAATTGTCGCCGAGTGCCTGTCAGTAGCGCAAGTGCTGGCGCGGCTGGGGCTGGTACCGGCCGGTGGCAACTACAAAACGGTGAATGACCGAATAAAGCGCCAGGTACTAGGAATCGGCCACTTTACGGGAAAAGCCTGGAACGTAGGCAACCGATACCGGAGTTTTGGCAGGAAGTGTAGGCTGGCAGAAATTCTGGTAGCTGATTCTCCTTATACCTTCACGCATGGTCTGCGTGGCCGGCTATTAAAGGAAGGATATAAAGCACATCGGTGCGAGCAGTGTGGTTTGGAAGAGTGGCGAAGTATGCCCATTCCCTTGGAACTACACCACATCAACGGTGTAAACAATGACCACCGATTGGAAAATTTGCAGTTACTTTGCCCTAATTGCCACGCGCAGACAAGTAGCTACCGAGGTAAGAATCAGCTAAAATCTTCAGCCAGAGTGGTGTAA